From Leishmania infantum JPCM5 genome chromosome 21:
TAAAGAGTCGCTGTGAACTGGTTTTCAAACAAGTATCGAACCCTTCGACGACTGTGGGCCATCGCAAATTCAAAGTGCCGGTTTTCCCGCGACGACTTTCGCAGAGGAGACCACCTTGCAGGTTCCCCCATCCGCTTCCGAAAGGAAACGTATGCTTTTCGCTTGTGGCACGGCACCGCTGGAAAGGTCTCGCGACACCGTCTTAGATGCAAGCGGTCATCGTTTCCTTTTGCGCCTCTGAGCGCAAAGTTGCCGGCTACGGCACGATAGCGCTTATCAGAGTTCTCCACGTTTGTTAGAGATCTTATTCCATTTCATGATGCTTATGCTACCCGTTGAACGGCTAGAAAAACAAGCGAGCAAACTTCAAGGCCCACACAAAAGCTGAGCTTCAAAATGGAAACAATGATGAAAATAAAAACGGCGCTAAAGCTGGCGCCGTCTACCTGCGACGAGGATTACAACCGCCGCAAACGCGAAATGAAAGATTTGTGCTCGGCTATTCGCAGCTACAACACTGCCATGGAGAAGGCAAAAGTGTCTGTTAGGCGCCTCGTAGAGGCGCTCACGGAAGCAAGCAAGGTATTTGAAACACTGTGCAACTACCCAAACATCCCGGATTGCACGAAGGATTGTGCGCTGGCTCTGGTTGCCTCTATGAATCGTATCGAAGGTACAGCCTTTCCAGAGTTCAACGTCGCAATGGACTCGACTGTTCTCACCGCTACTAACGGGCTGAAGGCCTTGTACGACGAGTGCGAGAGGCTGGAGTGCAAGCGCAACAAGGTCATGCACGAGTATGATACATACCGCGAGGAGGTCTCAAAAAAAGAGACAGAATACCTGCGCAAGTCAAAGAGCCTGTTGAAGTCGAAGTACTATAGCACCGAGGTTGCGAGACGGgacgagctggaggcggcctTCGACTCTGCGGATCAGAAATTCAAAGACACCCACGACCAACTCATGCAAAGTCGTTCGGTCACGTGCACAGACGCTCTCAACGCATTCGTGAGCTGCATGTCGCGTTTCATGGAGGAGATCTCCGGAGAACTCGAAGGGCTGAAAGGATCTTCGGAGTATGTGCTGCCAGTACTGCGCAATATCATGCGTGCAGAGCACGAAAGCGACTAACTATAAAATGCCCCATACCCCCCACAGATGTGGGCCGTAGGGCATTTTTTCTTTGGCCGAAGTAGCGCCGTTTGTCGCCACCTACAAACGGTACCACTTTTTTATTGCGCACGTGAATTGTCTAACGAACGtgcttttgttttgttgCCCCCTTTCTATTCCCTGATGCCGGAGAGCACCTCAGTGTGTTCTCACGGTCCAGTGTCTCGCTCTGCAGGGAAGCCAAGCGCCCCCTCACCCTTTATCCCTGCCGATGCCGATccgcctctggtggtgacagagTCAAGTGTCTACGATGTAGGGAGGCCAGAGCGAGGTGTCTCgactgatgtcggcggccaggttccggatggcgctgcgtcggagcggcctgctACAGTGCGCaacgcttgtgccatccatatgatAGGTAAAGCGTCAGTGTGGCTTGAATGCATCTCACCCCCAAGCCTTCATTGCCCACTAGTGGGGAGACTGGGCCATCCCGAGGGATGCACcacgtggcggccggcatgattGGGAGCGTCGGAAGGGAGACGTTAAAAAGTATATATATTTGCCTTTATTTCGGCTGTTTTTCGCTTCTCTGTTATGCTTCTTTCAGCGTATCTCACCACTCTGTCCTCAGCGGTAGCCCTTTCGCTGGATTTACGACATCTCTGCGGAGAGCGTGTCGAGAACTGGTAGCATCGCTTGTGCTTTAGGGGCTTCAGCGTTCGCAGCTCGTCTTTTATAAAGCCGTCCACGTGCCACACACTACATGCTCCCGTCCACTGAAGGAAGCCAGGCATCGTTGCTGatctttttcttctcccccGTCTCTCTCGTAGTATCTCGTATCCTACCGTGTTTATTCCTACACAAGTTGATACCCTTACCACCGCACACCAGCCCGAGCATGCGGGCTGTTGAATTTGTTGCATGCGCTCTCTGACGGCGGCTCCTTGCAGGCGATGCTCGAAGCCATTTAAAAGGCAGCAGCTTTGTGGGAACTAAACGAGAGGACAGAACTGGTTCGACGTCCCTCTCTACCGCACCTCAGCTTGCCGGGCGAGGggcagagaagcagaggGGCTCTCGAGCAGTTCTCACCCACCCTATTGAATGATGCAAGATTAATACGCACATTTATCCCTCGCCACGTTCTTCtttcgccgctgcctctgtcCTTCTAGGCTTTCAATTTATACTGCTGTTACGCAAAAGCGTATTTCATGGTGAAGCTAGCTATCACAGCTCAGCCGAATCTCGACacacaaaggaaaagaaatGCTTGCCAGCGACCCGTTCAATGACTCCGTGAAGGAGCTGCGAGAGGTTGTGGTGCGAGCGAAGCTCATTGAGCAGCAGTTGACGCAGAAGGGCGTAATCTCTTCTTCGAGTGTGGAAGAGCTTCGCGATGCCAAAGAGACTGCAGAGGAAATGCTGCATTTCCTGAAGGAAATGCTCCGTGTAGTCGACGAGCGCGGTGGCAAGGTGCAGGGCAAGGTGTTTTCTGCGAACGAAATTATGGAGCGACAAAATATTGTACGCAGTCTCGAAGGGGATGTGGCAGAAGCACGCAGTTTCTACGAAAAAATTGCGGCATCTGCCGCGCAGAGGCAACGAGTAGCAGAAGCGGCTGTAGGTAGCCCTGGTGAGAGCTGTGGCGTTGCGGCGGACGAGTTTATATCTGCGCAGGTATTTGCTCAGCGTGAGGAGGAAAAGGTTCAGGATGAGGTGCTGGAACGACTCACCTTTGGACTGCGCGAATTGCGCGAAACAGGCCTCCACATTCACGAAGAGCTGGACACGCAGGAGGTCATGCTCGACAACGTTGATCGCGACATCTCAGGCGTccaggtgcggctgcgcgccgcaAATGCAAAGGTTGACAAGCTCCTTGCAAGCATGTCGAACAAGGGCAAGGTATGCACCATTGCCATGCTCACTTTCATTCTCGTCTTTCTGGCATTCTTTGGCTTTGGCTGATCCAGCGTGAAGGCTAGGACAGGAGGGTTCGCTGTCACCATTAGCCCGCGCGACAGATGCAGGTGTGCTGGGGTCTTGAGACGGAGGGGATCGATCAAGTGTATGTTTCCTCATGTTCTTTGATCTCGCTTTACTTGCTCTTTCTCGTGAGGCATTTTCGTTTCCCTTGGATTttgccgtttttttttggttgcTGAGTGTATGCTATTTCTACACCTGCCTCTGTTGTGCAGCGCATACCGCGCTGAAACCTTCAAAGcctgccttcctctcctcttccccatCGCATTGCAGCAGTGAACCTTTCgcgcttcctcctcgctgcgccAGTTGTGCAGCGCTGACATATCTTTGGATGCCTTCAAAGCACATCCCTCGTATCCGTGTGCTCTTCTGCATATATGGACCCCTCTAGCCCCTCCCTTTCGCTCCACCGGTGAGCCTccttttccccctccccctcccttgaCCTCCTCATTTCCGTCTTTCCAACACAACCTAGGTGTTTTTGTTCTGTAGGTGCGTTTGCTGGCCTAGGGTGTGAACATCGCTGAAAACAACGTGCAAGACCGGCAGCAGAGCAAAAGGGGATGAGTGTGACAACAGAGCTGGCTGGCCTGGTACGACGTCTGCCACCACGAGCATACGAGCGAGTGCTCCTTCTCCTGCACTGCCtggccaccagcagcgaagGCAGCCAGGGCGGCAGTAACCCACAGACGTTATCTTTGCAGGTCATATGTGACGTTGTGCTATGTGCGTGCCCGGGGCCGGTGCCTCGATTTCTGTTTGCGCTGTCCTGCAACGACAAGCTGCTCCGAAGCGCTGACTGCGGACTCACCTGGCGGTTGTGTTTCTCCAGGTCTAGCGAACCTCTTAAAGCTGGCACGGCTGGTGTTCAGGACCTCCTTGACGATGTGACGAGCCTGCTCAAATCCACGGAGGCCACCGATGAtgtcgctggcggcgaggAAGCCTCGTCTGTTGTGTGTTGTGCAGATGGCTACGGAGACGTGGTCGCTCTCTGCGGCCGCAATGGTTTTCTCGCGGTCTCGGGTGACAAAGGTGTGACCTTCACGACCGCGACAAATTATTTGATAGGCGACTTTGGTGAGAAGGCGCATCTCCGGCACATTTGCGTCCTGGACACCGACCGTATTCTAGTGAGTGACGACCTACGAGTGGTTTGTGTGGCTGTGGAGTGCACTGGCTGTGGACCGCTTGCACTGGGAAAGACACACGTAGCATTAGTGTGTTCCACACAAATCTGcatgctgcgcgcgtgctccttcggtggcggcgcgcgcggcgccgtggtTGCCGAAAACAGAAAGCTGCATCTGTCGTTTGACGGCTCTGCCTCGTTTATGGAGGTTCGTCACAGTCTAGGGCGTATTCGTGGCTTCAACACCGCGTCTGCGTTGCGCCACTGCGAGCTTCCAGACTTTCCACATGCAACCTTGGCGTCTTCGATGGGGCTGCAAAGCACTGAGGCcagcccctctcctcctcggtcTGCCTCTGTGTATGATTATGTCAGCGGATGTAAATGCGATGCCGCGGTCGGCAAGGGAGACtcaacagcagcggtgacgcAGTTTGAAGCtggcgcgctgcggcacggcgctgATGTCTTCTACCGTTTTTTCTTCGTGGCCGGATGCGGCACTGAGGTGCTTCCCTACGACTACACCGccctgctgtgtgtgtgcacgcggcGGGAGGGCAACCACGTTGTTGTTATGTCTACTGCATCTTACGTCTCCTACATACCCTTCTCTCAATCCCGAAGCCACGATCGGCTTCTCTGTACTGTCACTCGAAGCTCTGGAGATGGTGGCAGCTACCTCGCCAGCCGAGGGAGTGTCGTGGGTACGAGCGTCTCTCGTGATTTGGATCGCTGGAGTACCCCGCACGGCGCGGCTCCAGTTGGGTTGCTCGCGGTGGGAGGTGGCGACATTCTCGCGTGCGGGCGTAACAAGGTAGTGTCGCGAGTCGAAGGAGACGCCGAGGCGCACACAATTCTCCATGATATGCGCGTTCCTGTGCTGAGTACTGCCTTTTCGATGTAAGCAACGCTGCCATCTTCAGAGGCGATAGAGACACACAAGTGAAAAAGTGGAGAAGGAGATTGCAGAATGTTTAGTTTTTGCGCCTGAATAGTGGAAGCGGAGAGAGTGGGAAGGGCAGCGAGATGACACACCGTAGCTCAGCACCCTCATGTCCTCcagctccccctccccttgccCTCCCCTACTGATGCTCGAATAGAGTGGGTGGCGCACATGCAGCTGTCACGTCTTACATCAAACGGCCTCCACACACTTCTCtacctctctcttctctctcctctctcctctctctgcccgcTACGGTGGGTGTGAGAACCATTTTCATGCCGCACAATCCTACGCTCACCTGCATACGCAACGCACTagtctccctcctctcttccccttaTACTCAACTCATTGGTGCAGCAGAAATAGCGACAAGAGCGACCCGTGCTTTCGCAGTCACACGGAGGGACTCTACAGAGACGGGGCCTGCCAGTTATACTTAATTCGAGACCGTCACTCCTGCACGCGATTTCCGTTGTACAGCAGCAGACACTTTGCTTcaggcagctgcgcacctcAAAAGAAGTGCCGTgctttatgtgtgtgtgacttCATTTCTTCCTCGAAGCGCCAAAAGATGGGAAATACGTGCACCAAGACCGGCGAGGTGGTAGACAATCGCAGCAATGGCACTTCTGGCAGCAAGCACTTCAACCGATACAGGACGAAGCAGTACGCCAAGCCGGAGGATGTGCCGTCTCCTCCGGCAAACGATGAGAGGGTAGCTGACCTTAAGAAAATGACTGTGGTAAAGAAAATTGAGGCACTTCAGCATATGCTGAAACCCGTCGTCTCTGTTGTACTGTCGGAGTTGCTTCATGAAGATTTCCGTCAGTTCACTTCCGTCTTTGCCCGCGGGAAGGCAGCGCTTGCAGTGGCGTCGTGTGCCCAGGCGCAGCGACCGCGGCATATTCTGGCAGCCGGTGAGGACAGGagtgtggcgctgctcaaCTACGAGACGGGCCACGTGATGCAGCGCTGGGTACACGCTCACCAAAACGACATCAACTGCGTTACGACACCGACCTCGTCGGGAGTGTTTGCCACTGCCAGCCGTGACAAGACTGTGAAGGTGTGGAATTTAACCTCGGACAGCTCcctcgcggagctgcgcgggcACACGCTTACTGTGACCAGCATCGACACGAACCCTGGCTGCAACCTACTCGTGTCGGGCAGCAAAGACAATACAGTGCGCCTGTGGGACGTCAACAGGGCTGAGGAGCTGTTTTGTGGGGATGTCAAGCTCAACATTGTGCACTTTGTCCGCTTCATGTCATCCATGAATTGCGTCGCGCAGGGCGGCGAAGACTTGGCGGTTCGTCTGTGGGATGTGCGTACAAAGGGCACGCACAGCGACCTGCACCTCTCCAAGACAATCGAAGGAATGGATTACTATCCGGTCTGCTGTGAAACAATACCCGAAAATCCGTACATGCTGCTCACCGGTCATAACGGCGTGAACGACTGTGGGTCGTACGTCGCACAGTGGGACGTGCGAACCGGAAAGCGCGTGGCTTTGTACAAAGGCCACGGCTCCACCGTCTCTAGTGTGCGAATGGTGGCCGCCAGCGTGTACGGGAATGGCTCCTTTTTCACCTCTAGCGATGACGGGACGTTTGGTGTGTGGAACTTAGAAGACGGGGAAGCGAGTAGGGAGGTGCAGCTCTCGGTGGAGCATCACTTTTGCCTCCCGGAGGGCCGCGTCACCACCTTCGAGGCGGAGGACAACGGCGACATAGTAATTGCATTAGAAAACGGCTGCCTAGTCGTGCTTCGTCCCGCTGTCAAGGGCGACTCTGTTGTTCCTTCACTTCGACTGCGCTACGTCGGCGTGCTCACTGTGCAGTAATGAGACATATGGCCGGAGAAGTAATATCAAGAGAgtcttttttttgcgtttctttttctcgATATTGTGGTGAGACCTGCTCGCATAATCagaaaagagaggaagaaggcagggccgggggtggctgggacgcacatgcatggacccttccctccccctcccccataTCAGAGTATGTACGGCATGTTTTTCCTTGTTAAAATATTCGACTCTCTgctttgctgctgcagttCCACACGCCTTCCGACTCTTGTTGAAGTTGCCTTCTCCTTGTTTCTCTAAACGTACAGTGTTTCTTGATCGCGTGACTAtgcctctgtgtgtatgtgtctttttttttgcgcttcttctttcctCTTGCGCGTGTCGGTCGTGGGCTACACTTCTCTCTCAGCTTCCTCAAAGCCGCATAGCTCATCATCACCTCCTCGACCCCCGTCGACGTCACGAATGTTGTCAATACCGGACTCGCACACGGCCTTTTAGTCCATGCAGAACGCATCCAacaagcgctgctgccgggtGGTCGTGTGTGCTTGTCGACTATGtagcctctcctccttttcacTGATCGTAGACGCATGGCCACAGCAATGCCAGCAATCTGCCATGAAAAGGAGGAAGGTGGGCCGCGCGTCCATGATACTCCGGTGTTTTCCCTCAGGGCTTCAAATCGAGCCTGCTTGCTGGCATACGTGCGTATCTGTTACTTAGGCAGCAACGCATCCGTTGATGatactctctctctctgtcttttgtTGCATTTTTCACTTGTGTCTTCAACCACGTCCGTCATCGCGCAGTTTCACGCTACTCGAAATACGCCCCTCACTCGTGCCAGCAGTGGTGGATGACTGTGAGCACAGCGACTCAGAAAACCAGTGGCTGCATCAGCGAGCCACGCGAGGGCCGACTCCGCCTCGTGTACGCGGCGCACCAGAGgctggaggacgagctgAGCACGCTTCTTGCcttcgccacggcggcgagaAAGCACGACGAAAATGCATCGCAGTCCCATGATGGCTTCTCACCATGGACAGGGCTGATGGAATCCGCCGTAAAATGCGTTGACGCCACCTCCCGCTGCCTTCGACTCTTCAATCCTACAAGGACGATCACGCAGTCCAAAGGCATGACTACGCTAGCCAAGCTCTACggcacaggcgcagcaccccACGAAAGAGTGATCACCTTTCTTATGCACATCCGTGACGCATTCGACGGCGTGTTGCCTGTAGAAATCGCGCTAAGCGGCGGGCACTGTCTCCAGAGACTAGACCCATCCGCTGCAGATGAGTACCTTTTAGCTTTCGTCACCGACTGGTTAGCGCtagcagctgcggcggacgAGCAGGCAGGTCCCTTCCGACGGCGGTTTCGCGACCGACTTTCGACGGACAACGCACAGAAAACGTTTCACCTCCATTTTCGTGCGGCCGTGCTTCTCCAGATTGAGTGCGCTGCACAGTCCGGGCGCAAGCACGTCTTCGCAGCGTACAACACGCAGGTGATGGATGCTATTCTGACCCCTTTCACTCGAGAGGAACTACAAAAGTACGAGGCCACGTGCTGGCAagaagcagcgcggcaccgcgagGTGGAAAGCGTGGTGGCTGTGCCTTTTGTgtctgcagctcctgccTCGACGGTGTCGTCTGCACTCGCCGCATACAAGCAGCAAGGGACACAGCGGGGCACCTCGACCGAGGCGcgtcgaggaggtgcagTCGCCCCATCGTCCTCCGGAATGGCAAACTGGAGGCATGATGCCATCCGCATTCttgccttcctcctcctggcAGTTCTGCTTCGCTTTGCGTGGGGCCCTCTGGCAAGGGCGTTGAAGAGCGTCCTGCAAGtcacacgcgcagcaccggcacgccAGCGTACCTTGGCACTGTGAAGAATGTTTCAAGCTGCCGCATCCCCCCCCTTCGTTGTGCGGCTGGACAGTTTGTTTTTCTCCGTCGTGGAGGAAAGGCACGCAGCGCTCCCTCCCAAGCACTGCCAGCCTCGATCGGAAACAGCACAAGTGCGGAAGGCATGCTCGGCTTCTCCGTGCGCAAAGCCCTCCACTCCCATCACCCTTACCTGCGAGTTCTGCTTATAAAGAGGTTTCTCTCACGGTAAGTGCTTTTTCTTCCCTACTGTCACGATAGCCATCCAGCACTGCgacaacacacgcacacgtcggTTGTCATCGCGCACCCCTACTTTCACACCCCGCCGCTGTTTGCCCGTGGAAAAACCTCCCCGCTATCTTTTTGATTTGATGGTACGCTCAGCCTGTCTTATGGGCCACCATTGTGCTGTGAAGGTGGCTTCCAGAGCGTGTATGAGCGCATGTATAACTCTACCGCCACACAGCGggcaccacctccttcgGCGGTGCGATCCCTCTACCCTTTTCCCCATCTCCTCTTGTTTGCTCTCTATCGCTTGGATTCGTATCGTTTTCGCCTTTCGAACGTCCTTTGTCCCACTCGCTcctgcgtgtatgtgcgcatgtgtgtgcgtgggggggggctaTTAAACGCATGGCATACATACAACGACAACATGTCACAAGTATCACTCGCTCTCttcactgctgcagcagctggcgtgCGCCTTTTTTCCCTCGTATTTCCCATTCCCTGAATCGAttcagcacacacacacacatatacatacacgaAAGCTCTTTCCATCATCACACACGGACCACCGTGTAACCGGCAGCACAACGTACCAGAGGTCTGACAAAAAGCTGCGCTGGACACATCCCCACAAAATGACGATTACAGACTTCTTTGCTCGCTTAGAGAAGAAGTACCAGGTGTTGTTTATCTTTATCATCTTCACCATGAACAACGGATTTGCCTGGCTCATGTTCGAGCCTGTCGCCGATTGGCTGAAGACGAATGTGCATGGAATGACAAGCcggtcgctgcagctgctgtccTCGTGGCAGCCACTTGTCTTCCTCTGTACGTTCATTCCTATAATGAAGCTGGTGACGAGGTATGATGGGCTGCGCCTTGCTGTGCGCatcggcactgctgctgagATTGCGGGCGCTGCTTTTAAGCTCGTTGGCGCCTTTGCGCACAAGTCCACCTTTGGTCTAGTCATGCTCAACATTGGCCAGATCTTCAGCGGTGTCGGCTCTCctgtcgccaccggcgctgtTTCGGCGCTGTCAGCCACGTGGTTCGAGCCGGAGGAGCGCACGCGTGCCACCGCGGCCTCGGTGCTATTCAACAGTGTGGGCAACTCGCTGTGCTACATCTTCATCCCCACACTAACGAAGAAGCTGTCTTTTTCCGCAGTGACCGTCTACGAGCTGTTGATGGCTGCCATTGGTCTTAGTCTAGCCTGGGTTATCATGCCTCAGGAGCCGGAGTCGGCGGAGATGTGCACGGAGACGAAGGAGCagacgacgctgcagcacagcgccgcgTCAGAGTCAAAGAACGATGGCGATGTTGTGGTCCACTCCAAGGAGCACATATCGTtggtgacgcagctgcgctctcTATGGTCCATTccgtcgtgtgtgtgcctgctgGTTGTGTACGCGTGGCTGAGCGGTGGCTTCTCGGCATGGATCTCGCTCTTCGCCGATACCTACTCCAAGTTCTACTCGGAGGAGTTCATCGGCATCATGAGCTTCTTCGGCATGATCGCCTACGTGGCGGGAGGTATCGCCTCCTCCTATGTGGTGGACCTGTATTTCTCACGTCAGATGAAGTACGTCATCTTCTTCTGTATCACCATGAACATGCTGTGCAATCTCATCTTCATAGCCTGCACGCCGAACGACAAGAGCTACTCTCTGTGGAACCTGGGTCAGTCGTTCATTGTCTTTTCTACGGCGCTCTGCGGCTTCTGGAATGGCGCCGCGGCTCCGCTTTTCTAC
This genomic window contains:
- a CDS encoding putative syntaxin — protein: MLASDPFNDSVKELREVVVRAKLIEQQLTQKGVISSSSVEELRDAKETAEEMLHFLKEMLRVVDERGGKVQGKVFSANEIMERQNIVRSLEGDVAEARSFYEKIAASAAQRQRVAEAAVGSPGESCGVAADEFISAQVFAQREEEKVQDEVLERLTFGLRELRETGLHIHEELDTQEVMLDNVDRDISGVQVRLRAANAKVDKLLASMSNKGKVCTIAMLTFILVFLAFFGFG